Proteins from a genomic interval of Pelagibaculum spongiae:
- the eutJ gene encoding ethanolamine utilization protein EutJ, with product MASNFDCEKVKRRIEAVEKSLEEVGEITDPSKLVVGVDLGTAYIVLVVLNENGQAVATEMQFAQVLKDGLVVDFMGAQRIVRQLKEKLEQRICEKTGRTSFELQYAAIAMPSNTAEAECKAHKYVVEACGLEIINMLDEPTAANRVLEIQNGGVIDIGGGTTGLSIFKDGKVIYTMDEPTGGTHLSLVLAGNFRIPFDEAETLKKDSSRHREIVGIVRPVIEKMGTLVKNHLVGHEVHNLYLAGGTCCLPDFENIIEKQTGVATHKPVNPFLITPLGIAISAMDAMQLKNQAAGGRV from the coding sequence TTGGCTAGCAATTTTGATTGCGAAAAGGTAAAACGCCGAATTGAGGCTGTCGAAAAAAGCCTTGAAGAAGTGGGTGAAATTACTGATCCATCCAAACTGGTTGTTGGTGTCGATTTAGGTACCGCATATATTGTTTTAGTGGTGCTAAACGAAAATGGGCAAGCTGTCGCAACTGAGATGCAGTTTGCCCAGGTACTTAAAGATGGCCTAGTGGTCGACTTTATGGGCGCCCAAAGAATTGTTCGCCAACTTAAAGAAAAGCTTGAACAGCGTATTTGTGAAAAAACTGGCAGAACTAGTTTTGAATTGCAATATGCCGCAATTGCCATGCCTTCCAATACCGCAGAAGCAGAATGTAAAGCCCATAAGTATGTGGTTGAAGCTTGTGGCTTAGAAATTATCAATATGCTGGATGAACCGACCGCAGCAAACCGTGTGTTGGAAATTCAGAATGGCGGCGTGATTGATATTGGTGGTGGCACTACCGGTTTATCGATATTTAAAGATGGCAAAGTCATTTACACCATGGACGAGCCAACCGGTGGTACCCATTTATCTCTGGTATTAGCGGGTAATTTCCGTATTCCATTTGATGAAGCCGAAACATTAAAAAAAGACAGTTCTCGCCATAGAGAAATTGTTGGTATCGTGCGGCCAGTAATTGAAAAAATGGGCACTTTGGTAAAAAACCATCTAGTGGGCCACGAAGTTCATAACTTGTACTTAGCCGGTGGTACTTGTTGCTTACCTGATTTTGAAAATATTATTGAAAAGCAAACAGGTGTAGCAACTCATAAACCAGTTAATCCATTTTTAATTACACCGCTAGGTATTGCAATTAGTGCTATGGATGCAATGCAGTTGAAAAATCAGGCAGCTGGAGGCCGTGTTTAA